A region of Oceanicoccus sp. KOV_DT_Chl DNA encodes the following proteins:
- a CDS encoding GFA family protein, translated as MSKMTGACLCGQVKYHCAAEPIMTAVCHCRNCQRQSGTAFSIIIGVPAKSVVFEGKDNVAEYMDKGESGGVVRRQFCRNCGSPLLSIVESAPDLEIIKAGTLDDHSWLKPTMHFWCDSAQPWVQIEDAIPRFARSPS; from the coding sequence ATGTCAAAAATGACAGGTGCCTGCTTATGCGGGCAGGTTAAATATCACTGTGCTGCTGAGCCCATTATGACGGCGGTATGCCATTGCCGCAATTGTCAGCGCCAATCGGGAACGGCTTTTTCTATCATCATTGGTGTGCCTGCGAAGTCGGTTGTTTTTGAGGGTAAAGACAATGTTGCTGAATATATGGACAAGGGCGAGAGTGGCGGCGTTGTGCGTCGGCAATTTTGCCGCAACTGCGGTTCTCCGCTTTTATCAATTGTAGAGAGTGCGCCGGATCTCGAAATAATAAAAGCCGGTACTCTGGATGATCACTCCTGGCTTAAACCTACTATGCATTTTTGGTGTGACAGCGCGCAACCTTGGGTACAGATAGAAGATGCTATACCGCGATTTGCACGCAGTCCTTCCTGA
- a CDS encoding carotenoid oxygenase family protein, giving the protein MTTRPEMDLLRFPYLQGNYAPVLEESTLNEGEGELRVEGTIPANITGAFMRNGPNVAWQPDHYVYPVDGDGMIHAIYIKDGRVHYRNRWVQTQSFKIEAQFQRACWGSHGKPHLIDKEVIAAGGSPNPLKNPANTNVLFHGDKLFALFEAGFPHLLNSDLTTVGEYDYDGLLQAGDGLTAHPKICSRNGDLISNTQTFSAPYFTVQIFDKSGRHKRSIPIHGMHRRAMIHDMQICGDYIVGFFAPAFPDIEAAMRGENPFVWEADRATRIFVVHREAGEPLWFEAPTFFSWHFCNGFQSGENLYIDYVWMDSMPVSNDLGTGVEAQMRNMHRLTLNLKTQTLSDEKLGTTYCEFPRADSRRCGQSYRYGFAAASTQSWADDPNHGYNATIAYDMDSGHSQLWDYGVGANAGEPVHVPSPDSAKEEDGYLMCYVNSPEEGAYLSILSAGDLTRGPLAKISIPVRVPNGFHANWMNGMTL; this is encoded by the coding sequence ATGACGACCCGCCCTGAAATGGATTTGCTGCGGTTTCCTTATTTACAGGGAAACTATGCGCCAGTGTTAGAAGAGTCGACTTTAAATGAGGGCGAAGGGGAGCTTCGTGTAGAAGGAACCATCCCTGCTAATATCACCGGGGCCTTTATGCGCAATGGCCCCAATGTCGCATGGCAGCCCGATCATTATGTCTACCCTGTTGACGGGGACGGAATGATTCATGCTATTTATATCAAAGATGGTCGGGTTCATTATCGTAACCGTTGGGTGCAGACCCAATCGTTTAAAATAGAGGCGCAATTTCAACGCGCATGTTGGGGCAGCCACGGCAAACCGCATCTCATTGATAAAGAGGTCATTGCTGCGGGTGGCTCGCCTAACCCGCTGAAAAATCCGGCAAATACCAATGTGCTTTTTCACGGTGATAAATTATTTGCGCTATTCGAGGCCGGCTTTCCTCATCTATTGAATAGTGATTTAACAACTGTCGGTGAATACGACTATGATGGTTTGTTGCAAGCAGGTGACGGACTCACTGCACATCCTAAAATTTGCAGTCGAAACGGCGATCTTATTTCCAATACTCAAACGTTTTCTGCACCGTATTTTACCGTACAGATTTTTGATAAATCCGGTCGTCATAAACGCTCAATACCCATTCATGGTATGCACCGGCGGGCAATGATTCACGATATGCAAATTTGCGGCGATTATATTGTCGGCTTTTTTGCGCCTGCATTTCCGGATATTGAAGCGGCAATGAGAGGTGAAAATCCTTTTGTTTGGGAGGCCGATAGAGCGACCCGTATTTTTGTAGTTCACCGCGAAGCGGGCGAGCCGCTATGGTTCGAGGCCCCCACTTTTTTTAGCTGGCATTTTTGCAATGGTTTTCAAAGTGGCGAGAACTTGTATATCGATTATGTCTGGATGGACAGCATGCCGGTGTCTAATGATTTGGGAACAGGTGTGGAAGCACAAATGCGCAATATGCACCGACTGACTCTGAACTTAAAGACACAGACGTTAAGTGATGAAAAATTGGGGACAACCTATTGTGAATTTCCCCGGGCGGATAGCCGTCGTTGCGGTCAGTCCTATCGTTATGGTTTTGCGGCTGCGTCTACCCAAAGTTGGGCTGACGATCCCAATCATGGTTATAACGCTACCATAGCCTACGATATGGATAGTGGCCATTCTCAGTTATGGGATTATGGCGTGGGTGCAAATGCGGGTGAGCCTGTGCATGTTCCCAGCCCTGATAGTGCGAAGGAAGAAGATGGTTATTTGATGTGTTATGTCAATAGTCCTGAAGAAGGTGCTTATTTATCAATTTTAAGTGCTGGTGATTTAACGCGGGGGCCGCTAGCAAAAATTAGTATTCCGGTGCGGGTTCCAAATGGTTTTCATGCCAACTGGATGAATGGAATGACGCTTTAG
- a CDS encoding TonB-dependent receptor: MKNSNPLFKLKTLALACAAALPVASVPLAVQAQEQQIQLEEVIVTARKRQESLQDVPVTVTAIGRQLQNSAVQNLKDLQNFVPNVSIDSTPASTSASISIRGISFQEPDKSLDPPVGVILDGVYIGTAAGQILNNFDIERIEVLRGPQGTLFGKNTIGGAINVIRTAPTKEFGGKVQLGVGDWDKQEIKAVINTPLTDTGGLKLYANKSEHDGYMENDVADTDVGVVDFQQLGATVAFDITDSFNVALTVERIEDDSDWGAWSNFNDATTVPCLLSGGAVCFGTDPNSGEDNSSMNAPNSAEVTNDFVSLTMNWLIGDWQLTSITGTVDREEDARLEYDSSSVEFLYILSASEYEQFSQEFRINGNINDNMNVTAGLYYWDSEYKQTQTGFDMWFYIPIDLGFGAGEEFLFGADGMSPIPQIGFPGWAPLPPGDVTQTLNNKGTNTAYSAFASLDWKLTDQLTLNLGGRYTDEEKTYAAGNAGWVSASQPLVNLFFADGEVQTFKDDWQEFSPRVALQYTLTDDLMFFGSYAKGFKSGGYFARSTQVDGNAFDPETVETIELGMKSEWLDKRLRLNVTAFMSDYKDKQEEVLIQEQLSANTVVRNASDVEIQGLELELTAQVSSGLGVYMNVGYLDSEYSDFVADISGDGIATDNSGLQLRNAPEKTIAVGADYVTDVSVGELGLHYNYRWADEYQTVFRNHPLGKVDSQGIHNASADLRFKENYKLSIYGRNLTDERYARVVIIPGFTHFGQYNAPRNYGVELTYEF, from the coding sequence ATGAAAAACTCTAATCCATTATTCAAACTTAAAACTCTGGCTCTAGCCTGTGCTGCTGCACTGCCTGTTGCCTCTGTGCCGCTCGCTGTTCAGGCTCAGGAACAACAAATTCAGTTAGAAGAGGTGATTGTTACCGCTCGAAAACGACAGGAATCCTTGCAGGATGTACCGGTTACCGTAACCGCGATTGGCAGGCAGTTGCAGAATTCAGCCGTGCAAAACCTGAAAGATTTGCAGAACTTTGTGCCTAATGTATCGATAGATTCGACTCCAGCCAGTACTTCTGCGTCTATTTCAATTCGGGGTATCAGTTTTCAGGAGCCGGATAAGAGTCTTGATCCACCCGTTGGCGTGATTCTGGATGGTGTTTATATCGGTACCGCTGCGGGCCAGATTCTGAATAATTTTGATATTGAGCGTATTGAAGTATTGCGCGGGCCACAGGGTACCTTATTTGGCAAAAATACGATTGGTGGTGCGATCAATGTCATTCGTACCGCACCTACTAAAGAGTTTGGCGGTAAGGTACAGCTGGGAGTAGGTGATTGGGACAAGCAGGAAATTAAAGCGGTAATTAACACCCCGCTCACAGATACGGGTGGTCTAAAACTGTATGCCAATAAGTCCGAGCATGACGGCTATATGGAAAATGACGTGGCTGATACGGATGTTGGTGTCGTTGATTTTCAGCAGCTAGGTGCCACTGTGGCTTTTGATATTACCGATAGCTTTAATGTTGCTCTTACCGTTGAGCGTATCGAAGATGATTCTGACTGGGGTGCCTGGTCAAATTTCAATGATGCTACGACAGTGCCTTGTTTACTTTCTGGTGGCGCAGTTTGTTTCGGTACCGACCCAAACAGCGGCGAAGATAATAGTTCAATGAATGCACCTAACAGTGCAGAAGTGACTAATGATTTTGTCAGCTTAACGATGAACTGGTTGATTGGTGATTGGCAGCTAACCTCGATTACCGGGACCGTTGATCGCGAAGAGGATGCACGTTTAGAGTATGACTCCAGTAGCGTGGAGTTTCTTTATATATTGAGTGCCAGTGAGTATGAACAATTCAGTCAGGAGTTTCGTATCAATGGCAATATCAATGACAATATGAATGTAACGGCGGGGTTGTACTACTGGGATTCAGAATATAAGCAGACCCAAACCGGCTTCGATATGTGGTTCTATATTCCGATTGACCTTGGCTTTGGTGCTGGCGAAGAGTTTCTTTTTGGTGCTGATGGTATGTCACCTATCCCGCAAATTGGTTTCCCCGGTTGGGCACCACTGCCACCTGGTGATGTGACACAGACACTCAATAATAAAGGTACCAATACAGCATATTCTGCATTTGCCAGTCTGGATTGGAAGTTAACTGATCAGTTGACATTGAATTTGGGTGGTCGTTACACCGACGAGGAAAAAACGTATGCCGCCGGTAATGCAGGGTGGGTGTCCGCTTCGCAGCCCTTAGTGAACTTGTTTTTTGCGGATGGTGAGGTGCAGACATTTAAAGACGATTGGCAGGAATTCTCTCCGCGAGTAGCGTTGCAATACACCTTAACCGATGATCTGATGTTCTTTGGTTCTTATGCAAAAGGCTTTAAGAGTGGCGGTTATTTTGCCCGTTCGACACAGGTTGATGGTAACGCTTTTGACCCGGAAACAGTTGAGACTATTGAACTGGGTATGAAAAGTGAGTGGCTCGATAAGCGTTTACGTTTAAATGTTACTGCCTTCATGAGTGACTACAAAGATAAGCAGGAAGAAGTTCTTATCCAGGAGCAGTTATCGGCTAATACGGTTGTGCGTAATGCCTCGGATGTTGAAATACAAGGTCTTGAGTTGGAGTTGACGGCACAGGTGAGCAGCGGCTTAGGTGTCTATATGAATGTCGGTTATCTCGATAGTGAGTATTCCGATTTTGTCGCTGATATCAGTGGTGATGGTATTGCCACTGATAATTCCGGTTTACAACTTCGTAATGCCCCCGAAAAAACGATTGCTGTTGGCGCAGATTATGTGACAGATGTGAGCGTTGGCGAATTGGGTCTTCACTATAACTACCGCTGGGCTGATGAGTACCAAACGGTATTTAGAAATCACCCTTTAGGTAAAGTGGATTCGCAAGGCATACACAATGCGAGTGCTGATTTAAGGTTCAAGGAAAACTATAAGTTAAGTATTTATGGACGTAATTTAACCGATGAGCGTTATGCGCGGGTAGTTATCATCCCTGGGTTTACTCATTTTGGTCAGTACAATGCTCCGCGTAACTACGGTGTAGAGTTAACCTACGAGTTCTAG
- a CDS encoding TetR/AcrR family transcriptional regulator, with the protein MSPTKVMPDESPEIALNWQAQKSALTRDRILDATISGFIKLGYNKLSTTQVADMAGISRGAMRHHFDSKKELIQAAIEYLHQKLLEEYLENISLIPEALHGSGRALIRARLDAFWNYLNSDLNLVYQELTMTARTDPELKDSLDRSIKNFDQIGRQSVLRLFSDWEGKGERLFFIIDTSRVVLEGLIRVQWQTAANREQFIERQLHYLTLCIEQIVNDDGNTEISQFFNESE; encoded by the coding sequence ATGTCACCCACAAAAGTAATGCCAGACGAGAGCCCCGAGATCGCGCTAAATTGGCAAGCACAAAAAAGCGCTTTAACCAGAGATCGAATCCTGGACGCGACTATCAGCGGCTTTATTAAACTCGGGTATAACAAGCTCTCTACCACTCAAGTCGCAGATATGGCTGGCATATCACGGGGCGCAATGCGTCACCACTTCGATTCTAAAAAAGAGCTGATTCAAGCAGCCATTGAGTATCTGCATCAAAAATTACTAGAGGAGTATCTGGAGAATATTTCGCTTATCCCTGAAGCACTTCACGGTAGCGGCCGGGCGCTTATTCGTGCGCGGCTCGATGCCTTTTGGAATTATCTTAATAGTGACCTCAATCTGGTCTACCAAGAACTTACCATGACCGCCAGAACTGACCCTGAACTTAAGGACTCACTGGACAGATCAATCAAAAATTTTGATCAGATAGGTCGCCAATCGGTATTACGCTTATTCAGTGATTGGGAAGGAAAAGGTGAACGGCTATTTTTTATCATCGATACAAGCCGGGTAGTACTGGAAGGGCTGATTCGGGTGCAATGGCAAACTGCAGCTAATCGAGAGCAATTTATTGAACGCCAATTGCATTATCTGACGCTCTGCATAGAACAAATCGTCAACGATGATGGCAACACGGAAATATCCCAATTTTTTAACGAATCAGAATAA
- a CDS encoding DUF6279 family lipoprotein translates to MAFIHSVFSRLTAVVSSPIAKRIQVLSLVLLASIFVTSCTAKASYRFLDWVVAWSVDDYVDWDRSQQVDFDQRVQVLLAWHHAELVPQYAGLLRQLHEDVQQPLVRELLVQRVDQTEVLFTQLLTRVQPDAVALLSSLSDKQVLDVEKNLASAVEKLEKKYLQESADQQSSRRIKSVKKFATSMLGKLSKEQLGMIATWEQQVSGSELWLESRKRWNTKFMQALNSRAEPGFSQQIHQLFVEPQSLWSAEYQQVSTDNMNHGIDLAIAFQQSLSEKQQQHLLDELEQWLKTIEELPAW, encoded by the coding sequence ATGGCCTTTATACACTCTGTTTTTTCCCGCTTGACTGCAGTCGTCAGTTCGCCAATAGCCAAGCGTATTCAAGTTCTCAGCTTGGTGTTGTTAGCGTCGATATTTGTCACTTCTTGCACAGCTAAAGCGTCTTACCGTTTTCTTGATTGGGTCGTAGCTTGGTCAGTGGATGATTACGTGGACTGGGATAGGTCGCAGCAGGTGGATTTTGATCAGCGCGTACAGGTGCTATTGGCCTGGCATCACGCTGAGCTAGTGCCACAGTATGCGGGTTTGCTGCGACAGTTACATGAGGATGTACAGCAACCCCTGGTTAGAGAGCTGTTGGTACAGCGCGTTGACCAAACAGAGGTGCTGTTCACGCAGTTACTAACCAGAGTGCAGCCAGATGCGGTGGCCTTGCTGTCCAGTTTAAGTGATAAACAAGTGTTGGACGTTGAGAAGAATTTAGCATCGGCGGTCGAAAAGCTGGAAAAGAAATATTTACAAGAGAGTGCGGACCAGCAATCCAGTCGCAGGATTAAATCTGTTAAAAAGTTTGCTACGAGTATGTTAGGAAAGCTCAGCAAAGAACAGTTGGGGATGATAGCAACTTGGGAACAGCAGGTATCGGGAAGCGAGCTTTGGCTCGAAAGCAGAAAACGCTGGAATACAAAGTTTATGCAGGCATTAAACTCGAGGGCGGAGCCTGGATTTTCTCAGCAAATACATCAGCTGTTCGTTGAGCCACAAAGCTTATGGAGTGCGGAGTACCAGCAGGTGTCTACTGACAATATGAATCACGGCATAGATTTGGCCATTGCCTTTCAGCAAAGTTTGTCTGAAAAACAACAGCAGCATTTGCTGGATGAGTTGGAGCAATGGTTAAAAACTATTGAAGAGTTACCGGCGTGGTGA
- a CDS encoding phosphate ABC transporter substrate-binding protein yields MMLFKFHPRQTTLFGLILLFACSTLMADVAVIVHPDSAVTAITQREAIDVFLGKTRQLRNGTRLIPLDQQAGSSVRDEFYRLAANKSASQLKAYWARQVFTGQGEPPMSIMDNSEVKLLVSQNPNMIGYIDAQLVDASVKAVLLVK; encoded by the coding sequence ATGATGTTATTTAAATTTCACCCTCGGCAAACAACATTGTTCGGTTTGATTTTATTATTTGCTTGTTCCACATTGATGGCTGATGTTGCTGTCATTGTGCACCCTGACTCGGCTGTGACGGCTATCACGCAGCGTGAAGCGATTGATGTTTTTCTTGGTAAGACGCGGCAGTTGCGCAATGGTACTCGATTAATTCCCCTGGATCAGCAAGCGGGAAGCTCGGTGCGGGATGAGTTTTATCGGCTCGCCGCCAATAAATCAGCTTCACAGTTAAAAGCCTATTGGGCGCGGCAAGTTTTCACTGGTCAGGGTGAGCCACCAATGTCTATTATGGATAATAGTGAGGTGAAGTTATTAGTTTCGCAAAATCCCAATATGATCGGTTATATTGATGCCCAATTGGTTGACGCCTCTGTCAAAGCTGTTTTATTGGTGAAATAA
- the cofH gene encoding 5-amino-6-(D-ribitylamino)uracil--L-tyrosine 4-hydroxyphenyl transferase CofH: protein MLWALLPLKDFVNAKQRLSGVLAAHERRHLFHTMVEDVLDVLSVHPAIDHVVIVSDDPSAELLAEHYGVSCWDESSLLASADNTKGLSAVTDAAAGKIQQQGVDSLLVIHGDLPLINATEIQQLIDQHQASLSPCMTIAPDTVKEGSNCLIVSPPAALNFQYGAYSFQKHCEQAQQKKMAVNILTLTGAAADIDNPEDLILLCQETDKTKHTLRYLQESGIANRVIAMMTATNISTAENKNMTALLNQVHAGTMLTNQQALSLADDMFAGEETTQQLMTAASAIRDQGFRNVVTYSRKVFIPLTHLCRDVCHYCTFAQTPKHIPSPYMKVEDVLASVRAGAEQGCKEALFTLGEKPELRYSAARNALAEMGFDSTLDYVAHVAKIVFEETGVLPHINAGCMTEEEIAKLRPVSASMGIMLESASSRLCEKGMPHYGSPDKDPAVRLQTIARAGVANVPFTSGILIGIGETRRERIESLLALRDLHHQYGHLQEIIVQNFRAKDNTKMSQAPEPDLNELLWTIAVTRIIFGPDMSIQAPPNLSPGVLPKLVYSGINDWGGVSPITPDYVNPEAPWPHLEQLAKETAVSGKYLHERLTIYPAYAIEGKRWLDSALQTAVLQMIDTEGFPRVDDWSPGEVIAPPAEIVEQLSASTLNHVSAEIKQIVARARASEALTEADVVRLFQARGEDFSYVCQQADQFRQQLNGDTVSYVVTRNINYTNICYFKCQFCAFSKGKLSENLRGRPYDLGHQEIERRCVEAWQRGATEVCMQGGIHPEYTGATYIDILHAVKTVTPDMHVHAFSPLEVWQGAATLKISVAEFLQQLKQAGLNSLPGTAAEILDDEVRADLCPDKINTGQWLSVMTDAHEQGFKTTATIMYGHIEKLPHWARHLLQLRELQQKTSGFTEFVPLPFVHMEAPLYLKGRARKGPTFREAILMHAVARLVLSPFIQNIQTSWVKMGEQGIVSCLQAGANDLGGTLMNETITRAAGADHGQECSPVEMQRLIALAGRQYRQRSTVYGPVPAERIEAAVNALPLAEVVNTPVKKYDRKQGGRIELIANA from the coding sequence ATGTTGTGGGCCTTATTGCCATTAAAAGATTTTGTTAACGCCAAGCAGCGCTTATCCGGTGTGCTGGCAGCACACGAGCGTAGACATTTATTTCACACTATGGTGGAGGATGTGCTGGATGTATTGTCCGTTCATCCGGCTATTGATCATGTGGTTATTGTCTCTGATGATCCCAGTGCGGAATTGTTGGCAGAGCATTACGGTGTCAGCTGCTGGGATGAAAGTTCGCTGCTGGCGTCGGCAGATAATACTAAAGGTTTGTCTGCGGTGACGGATGCGGCTGCTGGTAAAATACAGCAGCAGGGCGTTGATTCCTTGTTAGTTATTCACGGTGATTTGCCGCTAATTAATGCCACCGAAATACAGCAGTTAATTGATCAACATCAGGCGTCGTTATCTCCCTGTATGACTATTGCCCCCGATACGGTAAAAGAGGGGAGTAATTGTCTTATCGTGTCTCCGCCGGCGGCGTTGAACTTCCAATATGGCGCCTACAGTTTTCAAAAACATTGCGAGCAAGCACAGCAAAAAAAAATGGCTGTTAATATCCTGACGTTAACGGGAGCAGCAGCTGATATTGATAACCCTGAAGATCTGATTTTACTCTGTCAGGAAACCGATAAAACAAAACATACGCTGCGTTATCTGCAAGAAAGTGGCATCGCTAATCGAGTTATCGCAATGATGACTGCCACTAATATTTCAACGGCTGAAAATAAAAATATGACTGCGTTATTGAACCAGGTCCATGCTGGTACGATGTTGACTAATCAGCAAGCGTTGTCATTGGCAGATGACATGTTTGCTGGCGAAGAAACTACTCAGCAGTTAATGACTGCAGCCAGTGCTATACGCGACCAAGGGTTCCGCAATGTTGTGACTTATTCGCGAAAAGTCTTTATTCCGTTAACTCATTTATGTCGTGATGTTTGTCACTATTGTACTTTTGCGCAAACACCAAAACATATTCCATCGCCGTATATGAAGGTTGAAGACGTATTGGCTTCAGTCAGAGCAGGTGCCGAGCAAGGGTGTAAGGAAGCGCTATTCACCTTGGGTGAGAAGCCTGAGCTGCGTTACAGTGCGGCACGTAATGCTTTGGCGGAAATGGGTTTTGACTCGACGCTGGATTATGTCGCTCATGTCGCCAAAATTGTGTTTGAAGAAACTGGCGTGTTGCCCCATATCAATGCTGGCTGCATGACAGAAGAGGAAATCGCCAAGCTGCGGCCAGTATCGGCCTCTATGGGAATTATGCTGGAGTCCGCATCTAGCCGCTTATGCGAAAAAGGTATGCCGCATTATGGTTCGCCTGACAAAGACCCGGCGGTACGTTTGCAAACGATCGCGCGCGCAGGAGTGGCAAATGTACCTTTTACTTCAGGTATTTTAATTGGCATCGGTGAAACCCGGCGTGAACGTATTGAATCATTATTGGCATTGCGCGATTTGCATCACCAGTATGGTCATTTGCAAGAAATTATCGTGCAAAATTTTCGCGCCAAGGACAATACCAAAATGTCGCAGGCACCGGAGCCTGATCTCAATGAATTACTGTGGACTATTGCGGTAACCCGAATTATTTTTGGGCCGGACATGAGTATTCAGGCGCCACCTAACTTAAGCCCCGGAGTGCTGCCGAAACTGGTTTACTCAGGTATTAATGACTGGGGTGGCGTATCGCCAATTACCCCTGATTATGTGAACCCGGAAGCACCTTGGCCGCACCTTGAACAGTTAGCAAAAGAAACGGCAGTCAGTGGCAAATATCTGCATGAGCGGTTAACGATTTATCCGGCTTACGCCATTGAAGGCAAGCGCTGGCTGGATTCTGCTCTGCAGACGGCAGTTTTGCAGATGATTGATACCGAAGGTTTTCCTCGAGTTGATGACTGGTCACCGGGGGAGGTCATTGCGCCACCAGCAGAAATTGTCGAGCAATTATCCGCATCCACACTTAATCATGTATCCGCAGAAATCAAACAAATTGTTGCGCGTGCCCGGGCCAGTGAGGCGTTAACAGAGGCGGATGTGGTGCGGTTGTTTCAGGCTCGCGGTGAAGATTTTTCTTATGTGTGTCAACAAGCTGATCAATTCCGTCAGCAGTTGAATGGCGATACCGTTTCGTACGTGGTCACCCGCAATATTAATTACACCAATATTTGCTATTTCAAGTGCCAGTTTTGTGCGTTTTCAAAAGGTAAGCTCAGCGAAAATTTACGCGGGCGCCCTTATGATTTAGGGCATCAGGAAATCGAACGCCGCTGTGTTGAGGCTTGGCAGCGCGGAGCTACAGAAGTATGTATGCAGGGTGGGATTCATCCTGAATATACTGGTGCAACGTATATCGATATTTTACATGCAGTTAAAACTGTAACGCCGGATATGCATGTACATGCATTTTCTCCGTTGGAAGTATGGCAGGGTGCCGCCACCTTAAAGATTTCTGTGGCAGAATTTTTGCAGCAATTAAAGCAAGCCGGTTTGAATTCTTTGCCGGGCACCGCTGCTGAAATTTTGGATGATGAAGTTCGAGCGGATTTGTGTCCGGATAAGATCAATACCGGGCAGTGGTTATCGGTAATGACTGATGCTCATGAACAAGGGTTTAAAACCACCGCCACTATTATGTATGGCCATATTGAAAAGTTACCTCATTGGGCCCGGCATTTATTACAGCTGCGCGAATTGCAGCAAAAAACCAGCGGTTTCACCGAGTTTGTACCACTGCCATTTGTGCATATGGAGGCGCCGCTGTATCTCAAGGGTAGGGCGCGCAAAGGCCCTACTTTCCGTGAAGCTATTTTGATGCATGCAGTCGCGCGGTTGGTGTTGTCTCCTTTTATTCAGAATATTCAAACCTCCTGGGTGAAAATGGGGGAGCAGGGAATTGTCTCGTGTTTACAGGCCGGCGCTAATGATCTAGGCGGTACTTTGATGAATGAGACTATCACGCGTGCAGCGGGTGCTGATCACGGTCAGGAGTGTTCGCCAGTGGAAATGCAGCGCTTAATAGCTCTGGCTGGTCGTCAATATCGACAGCGTTCAACTGTTTATGGTCCAGTGCCTGCGGAACGAATTGAGGCCGCGGTTAATGCCCTGCCGTTAGCGGAGGTGGTGAACACACCGGTAAAAAAATATGATCGAAAACAGGGGGGGCGCATAGAACTTATTGCTAACGCCTAG
- the cofD gene encoding 2-phospho-L-lactate transferase — MNKSNNIDKPKKILALSGGVGGAKLALGLAKVLAPEQLTIVANTADDFTHLGLTISPDLDTVMYTLADLNNKELGWGLANESWQAMDAMSALGGDTWFRLGDRDLATHLVRSQQLAAGESLSSVTTYLCHRLGVKHTLLPMTDDPVRTRVKTAGGELAFQEYFVREQCRPAVQGFYFAGIDSAQPQPQWLDLLQSEDLAAIIICPSNPFVSVDPMLQLPQVRAAMKASAAPVIAVSPIVAGLAIKGPAAKMMTELAIPATATAVAAYYGDLLDGFVLDQSDQSLQTEIDQLGLATKVVPTIMKTLDDRIDLATAVLSFADQLFTDSIAGKH, encoded by the coding sequence ATGAATAAATCTAACAATATCGATAAGCCGAAAAAAATATTGGCTCTGTCTGGTGGTGTTGGTGGCGCCAAATTAGCACTTGGCTTGGCCAAGGTATTAGCTCCCGAGCAATTAACTATTGTTGCTAATACCGCTGATGATTTTACTCATTTGGGATTAACTATTTCTCCTGATCTGGATACAGTGATGTACACCCTCGCTGACTTAAATAACAAGGAGTTGGGTTGGGGTTTGGCCAACGAAAGTTGGCAGGCTATGGATGCTATGAGTGCATTAGGTGGTGATACCTGGTTTCGCTTGGGTGATCGTGATTTAGCGACGCACCTGGTGCGCAGCCAACAACTGGCCGCGGGGGAAAGTTTATCCTCAGTGACCACGTATTTATGTCATCGTTTGGGGGTTAAGCACACGCTATTGCCGATGACTGACGACCCGGTACGCACCCGGGTGAAAACGGCAGGCGGTGAGTTGGCATTTCAGGAATATTTTGTCCGCGAGCAATGCCGGCCAGCGGTGCAGGGTTTTTATTTTGCGGGGATTGACAGCGCACAGCCACAGCCGCAGTGGTTGGATTTATTGCAGAGCGAGGATCTGGCGGCGATTATTATTTGTCCCTCCAACCCTTTTGTCAGTGTCGACCCCATGTTGCAGTTGCCACAGGTGCGTGCTGCAATGAAGGCCAGTGCTGCACCGGTGATTGCTGTTTCGCCGATTGTGGCGGGTTTAGCGATAAAAGGTCCGGCTGCAAAAATGATGACAGAGCTCGCAATACCTGCGACTGCTACGGCGGTTGCCGCTTATTATGGTGATTTGCTGGATGGTTTTGTACTCGATCAATCGGATCAATCGTTACAGACAGAGATTGATCAATTGGGCTTAGCCACTAAAGTGGTGCCGACCATTATGAAAACATTGGACGATCGTATTGATCTGGCAACAGCAGTGCTATCCTTTGCTGATCAATTATTCACTGACTCTATTGCTGGAAAACACTAA